AATAGCTACGATACCTAATCCTCAACAAAACCTTATCAGAAATATTTGTTACAGACCATGGTAAAAAGGGGCTATTTTTGGGGTTGTGATGGCAGGGGTTCGGGGGGTGGGATGGGATTGGGGTTGGAAATGTAGCGCGAACTATGTTTCCTCACTTCATTGGACCTGGTAAATGGTAAGGCAGCCAACACAATGCCAAATGCCTTGGGAACCTTTAAAATCTCCTCTTGTTGCTATTCTTCCTGGCAGAGGCAAAGAGGAAATTAGACACCATAAAGCAAACAAAAACTAGTCAAAACTTATTCCAAATATCTAAGCCATGTCTGAAAGCAAGTAAGAATCTTTCCTACATTGAGAAGTAAAGGAAGGTAGGTAAAGTTCAAGAGCTTAATCCTTCTCCTGATTGGTtagcacaaaaaaaaaaaacaaatagaaaaaatagAAATATGGTTCTATTCTTAGGCCCATTGATACTTCTTGTTTCCACTCAAACCAAACACAACAGGTAAAAACCACAGAGGAGAAAATGCATGTCTTCAGCTCAAGTTCATTTAATTTCTTGTCCATTCGTTCCAACAACTATCAAAATTTACCTCAATATCACCATTTTTACTAATACTGAACAAAACATTATGTATTGGTTGAATTACAGGTAAACTTCAAAGCAGATGACACAACTCCAAATGCAGCATATGACAACTTCAAATGCTATGTTTTACTCCACAAGTAGTAATAATGTTTTGACCTAGAAGTTCAGTTACCTTTACTTATAGCTCCTCTTTTCTCGAACCTTGGTCCGCAGCTTTATCCCGATTCTTGTGGATGAAGTCAATAATGTCTTCCTTGGTCCTGTCACCTTCATACTGCGAGATCTTTCCACTTGCTGTCTTGAAATAAAGAGTCGGATAACCTTGGACATCAAAAGTTCCCTGGGGAATATCAttagcagtagcatcctacataACAGCAAAAGATGACTTTGTTAGCAATTTCCAATAGTCAAATTTCAAATATTTACACAAGATTGAAGTAGCTACCACCGAAAAGGGCTAGGGCGGAAAAACAGCAAAATTAAAGAGGTAAAAGGCATGAAATACTCTGCTTTTAAGAAAACTTAAGTGCAACAAAATTTAAGCACATTGTTTAACAAGTTGAGCGCAAAAATTTTGTTAGGTAATAATGCATGAAGCTGCAAAATGAGGCACGTAATCTCCAAGCTTATACTAGCAAGCAGATACTTGTTGCCTCATGCTTGATCTTTTTACCTTCATTCCTATGCAGGCTATGCTGGTAAGCACTCAACCCTAGGTATTATCTCATCAGTGTTTACATCAGATAGTACTTTGTCCAGATTGGGTGTTAAACATTTTTGTTAATTGGGACCAAATCTTATACAGTTTTACATAAAGAACCCGCTATCACACATTATATATGACAAAAAGTTATGTAAAACAATTTTTTAACTCCTGAACTTTTCTTTCCCCGAAAACAAATACCATGTGCCCAACATGTTCCTCCAATTTTACTGTACAAGCAATAAACATACTCAAAATACACTATATATTTCAGAACCATGACAGAATGAAGAGCTTTGAGTAGGAATCTCACAATTTTAGCAATCATAACATCAGCATCGCTTTCAAATGAGACAGCCACTTCATCAAGGATCGGGGCCAACTGCTTGCAGTGTCCGCACCAAGGGGCATAAAACTCGAGGAGTACTATAAGAAACAACCACAGTAATCATCAAAATGCACATCCAGTAAATATTCTAACTAAAGAACATGTTTGAGTTCAGGGATATGAACAAGACGAACACAAGGAGTAGGATGGAGCAAGGAAGAAATTGAACTACACCACATAATTGACTCGTAACTGTCCACGTGGCAGTTATAAAATGTCATACTGCACTTAAATACATTGTGATACGACTTGTTCGATTAATACTACGTCATATTCCGCAGATGATGATCTTGTACCATATGTTTAATTCTGTCACTCAACATTTTCTGAACAGCTTAATCAGAGCAAGTTGGAACAACTAATCTCAAAATCACGACCATTGTAAGTCCGTCTAGTATGCTTTTAAACTCAATTTATATCATTTTTTCATCAAATCAACTCAATTTATAACATGCTGAATAGCCATGCGAAATAGCAAAATATACAATTTGAAGTTCAGTTGCTTTATTGCATAAGAGTGCATGACAGTGTTACAATAAGTTCTATATAAAGCACTAAGATGGAACTGAACAAAATGTCAACAGTATTTGAACGTCGTAGGGAATACCATTCTTCGCAGAGTTGAAAACCATATCCTGGAGAGTGTCAGCAACCACAACTTTAACAGGTTCGCTGTTAACCTCTGGGATAGGTTCTGattttttgaaaggtttcacctTGCCGTCCTGAAATATGATGTGAGTAAATATTTTAGAAACATTAGATGAAAAAAGTTGCCCACAGAAACAATGCTTCTTGAGAACTTCTCTTTACATTTGATTTGTTTACATCTCAAGCAACACTTAGAATATTTTTAAGAGAAATTCAGTTCATCATTTCAAGaggtaaaaccaaggatatgtaaaATGAATTTAAAAGGACTGGAGAAACAATTAATACAAGAGAAACAGGTAAAAGAAAAAGCAGAGTGCTTCATTACCTTAAAATCCTTAACCCATGAAGCAACATGATCAGGCTCAACATTTGGTTTGAGATATTTCTCCCCATCATTTGTCTGTATGATGATTAGAGGTACTTGATCTTCTTTGAGTCCAAAGTACTGCTCAACGAAGCCAAATATATCATCATGTTAACGTCAATAACAAGAAATGATTCAAACACAACAAATACGAAACCTAACCTGGAAGGCACCTTGACTGGCCTCAACATCACCAATTAAGAAACTAATATCATTGCCTTTGTACTGCTCAGCAACTTCATGATACTTGGATTTAAACGTATCAATTAGGTCACTGTTGAAGTTTACAAACAGCATGGCCTGCCAATGTCATACTCATTTATTAGAAACTGCTCGAAATTAATAGGGTAATGGGGAGAAAACGGGGACAAGGCCTCCAGCTCTAAATAGTCCAGCACAAAGAGATAATTGGAACTAAACTTCGATAAGGAAACCAGAGTTGGGTGCATAAAGTGCATATCCAGTACAGCAATAGTGGAATTACGATAGCAGAACCACCAGAAGATATGCTATGTCAAAAGTAGACCCATTTTCGACTACAGCTCTAGAAAGTGCAAGCTAGCAGGAAATTAAATAAGCAGCCGCTATGAGAAACAACTTTACTTGATACACATACTTCCGGAGACAAGCAAAATTTTCGGAAAAAACACAGATGAAGTTCTTCTATCCATTCTTTACTCATCTATCTTTGCTCATGGTAGTTGTTATTATACAGGAAGAGTTCATACTGATAACATAAATGAAAGAGCAACTTAGTATCAGGGTAACAAAACataatactctaaaaggtgaagaaaataatttgaaagaaaaatcgTGATCCACATTTACTCTCCTATTAGCAAACATCGTTGCTCCAAAACGTAAAACAAGAGACACCGCCTTCGAATAAGAGATTTGGTAGCATATTGGAGAGTAGATACGGGTTTAGACAGCAACAAGACTAACAGAGTCTGCACATGCAATATAAAACTGGTAAACTAAGTAAATGGTGCACCTTGGCATTTGGACTGTTGAAGAATTTAATAACAAAAGGATGGTTATTGGGGTCCTTGTTAAATAGAGTTACAGTTGGAATGCTTGCTGCTTCAACTAACTTTGCTAAGGTATCCACATCGAACTCCTGCAAGTACATGTGATCATAAGTTGAAACATTGTCTAGTACATCAGAAAATGTACAAAACTTTTACACAGATCCAATACCTGGAAATCTACAAAAAGTTCATCAAAAGGCTTGAATAACCTAACAACAGGGCCTGAAACTGATGAATCCCCTCGAGGAAGGAGTTTAGCATCAAAAGTATGAGCAAACTCATATTCAGAACGCAATCTCTCAGCCAGAGCTgtgaaattctcatatttctCGCCAAAGAACTCTGGGAAGACCCCAACCTATAAGAATTTCAAACCATAATGTCAACTCCCATTCAGCAGATCTCTTAGGGgttaaaacaataaaagaaaaacatatgCAAACCAGTGGGAGCAATTCTGGGTGTTTGTGTATCAGGTTACTCTGGTGTGAGCATATGTGTTTGGGTGTGTGTACACATATATAATGAGAGAGATACAGAGGGGAGGGCACTTACGATAATGATCTTATTGACATCAGTAACATCATCAGCAGATTTAATTTCAGTAGAAGCAGGACCACTTTGTTTCTTTAAGTAAGAAACGATACCATCCGCCTCACGTGGTCCTTTGTAATCTTGAACAACGCTTCCTCCATACCTCAAGATCTTAATTGTAGGGAAACCTTTTATATCAAACTCACTGGCAAGAATCTTGTTTTGCTCCTCATTAGCATCAACTTTGGCCAGAATAACAGGTGGATCATTCTGACTTAAAATTTGTGCTGCTTTCTCATACTGCAAATTACCAAGTGAAGTGTTGAAATGCATTGCACATACTTATGCTCCAAAACCCTATTACCTTTTATAAGATTCTAAAGAATGTGTTAGTGGTTCTTACCTCAGGAGCAAGTTTCTTGCAATGACCACACCTATAAAATATCAAAGTAATTAATAAACATGGAAAGAAATAATTGCTTCTAATTTGAGGCATACAATTTCCTTGTGACTTAAATAGAGACAGCCATAGcagataagaagaagaagaaaaaagtgcAGCTTATTTTGTTGATTCAATAAAGAAAATGCACTAAAGCTTCTAGCTTTGACTGTTTGGTCAAGCTGCATAATAATGTAAAAACaaacatcattcatgatttcatcATTCCTTGGTGAAATTGTCTCCATGTATTTGCTTACCTTGAGTTTTGGAAATCCAATGCTAAGACTTTTTCAACAAAATGGTACAATGACTTTACTCACTTATGAGCAGAAGTTCAAACTCTTACTCCATATCACTTACTTCAGTCAATACTTAAATACATTTTTATCCACCTTTGGTACTCAAAAATTATCCCGAAAACACTATCCTCACAAATTATTCTACGCCTTGTATGAATACCATATGTCTCTAACTTCTACATCAGAATTTAAACGCAAGAAAAGATTTCCCAAAGTAGAATACTTCCCACAGAGGAATATTTTCGTGAAAACCATTTCCCTTAATTAAAAAAGGGCACCCTGGATCTGATAATCTCCGTAACATCTGTTTAAGCTcttatttttcaaacaaaagaCCAATCGACTATCAATAAACAAAAATATCCCAAAGAAATCAATCttttaagagaaaagaaaaacagaaaatatctgaatctgaAAGATACGTCTGAATAGAGAAGCTACAGAGTCAAAAACTACGGACagtaatgaaaaaaaaaaaaaagcaaagttGCAAATTGAAAGTGTAATTAGTGAAATTTACCAAGGGGCATAGAACTCGACGACGATGAATTTGTGTTTACCGACGAAATCAGAGAAATTGGAGTGATCCAGTGTCACAACGTACTCCTTCTCTTCGCTCTCAGAAGCATAAGAAAGCGATCCTAGCAATGCGTAAACGCAGAGAAATAAGGAAATCCATACCCTAATCGCCATTTTTTCACTCTTATCTCTTCTCTCAGCTCACTGAAAAAATATCTTCAGTTTCGTTTCTCATTGTGGATCTCACGAGGATTTTATATAGTACTAGGAGTATATTGCTTATGGGAACTCTAACCGTGCGGAGATCTGCCATCTACCATACATGAAATGTCAAAAATGCCCCTGTTATTTTACCAGGAATTCTGTAAATTCTCTAAATGCTAGTTATAATACTCTTTTGATTGAAACATTTTATCATAGATCATTTtactatttgtataaaaattatcaTTCTCATGTTAAAGAACTTGCACTTTATATTTCCCTTTCCTATATTATGTTAGCTAAGTAAAAAAGGTAAAATATGCTCTAAACGTTTATCCTTTTGTGCGTGTAGATTATATCTACGTaaaataagaagtagaaatattttccttcaattattCCAATTCTAAATGATATGTATTTTGTAATATAAAACATTGATACCAATTGCATCAAGTTGGTCGTTATAGTTTGTATTTATAAGTTCTTTTCTtatcttgttttctttttttctttaaagcACCTTAATGAGCAGTGATGGGTGTAGTGTTAAAGTGACGAGTTCAATTAAATCCATAATTTTTGACGCGGAGTATAATTTTAtaggtaaaaatttattaaatttacaaaaaataatagatatgaacccataactttaaaaatataattgactcaatattaaaaatcttaaatattGAATCCATAAAGTTTAAATATTATATCTGCCTCTGTTAATGAGTATGGGTTTTTTCCACAGTAACATTTTGTTACTCATAGTACTATtttaacaagaaaataaaaaaggtgAAGGACACCATGTTACGAATTGAAATATTGGAGTAGGTAGAACATATTTGCCCTAAGTATTTTATGtcaaaaactatatttttttgctAATTTAGGTAACAAGTGAGGAGGGTATTAAGGTCATTTAGAGGAAGTAGAATTTCTGGACTCCTTTTCGTGATCCAGGGAcccaaaattaaaaatataaaaaaataaaaagaaggtgCAGTTAGAGAACGGGACAAACATGGTACTGACGCGTGACTGAAAATACAACACTCTCGAGAGTAACGTTAACAAAATATACTTCACTCTATGCTGTGTCATATGCAACACGTGGAATAAAACAATTTGTCTTTTGATCCGACGTGGCAAATGAAATACGTCACCTGCTTCCGCGTCACGTGCACACTTAACGTCGTCTCGTTGTGCGAGCCGCAGGTGGTGCATGTGCTTCGATCGATAAGTGGCGTTAGCCTTGAGACAAGCGGCGAAGCCCCAGAAATTATCTTTTTCTTTGTTAAATAGAACTGTTTAAATAtgcaattttagaaaatatttttaaaattgtgcAAAATTATGGATGTTTATCGGGTGGATTGGGACGGGTTGAACGGGGAAAATCCCAGCCCGTTCGGTTAACGGGCTGGCTGGTTAACGGGCTGGGATAACGGGTTCTTAGCGGGTTGGGAAAATTCAGGTTTTTTAGGGCACGTACGGGTTCGGGCTTAGCGGGTTCAGGCGGGCCGGGTTccagttattttattttttttaaaattaaattttagttttcttattcaatgttattgatagttaagtatttgcaaacttttaagggttagaattaaactttgaagtttaaagttttgaaatttgtattttaaaattataaaattgaaattagaatgtaagtggctacaaaaaattatttaataagagtaTAAAACCAATAGGCAATATAAGGAACAAACTCCGAAggctttcatttatatttttaatacttcattaatttgcaagttcttttttttatttttttatttttgaacttgcaaattaaaagtttacaataattataaaaacTAAGAAATAGTGCATCACAtgttttgcatcatttttgtaagttcttccatgtcaacatgaggttcttggtttccggGATTAGTTGAAtcggaaccataaaccattatatctccaatttcttggtcctcctcttcgtctacctcgtcacgcccttggtttcgccgttctgatcttatccaatctctgaagcacactagaatttccaaagcATTGTTGCCCAATGAATGATGTGTATCTCCTAGCtgctgccttgcttggctaaaagcgctctctaatgcgactgttgaaatcgacacatttagcacgtctcgagccatgaccgaaagaacaggaaattgatttgagtttcTCCTCCACCAACCAGCGGTAGAAAATCCTTTGTGAGGAGCTCtggtgacttttgcaagtagaattgtaATTCATCAATATTCTTGATACTGGTTTGTTGATGTTCTCCTAGTGTAGAACAAATCTGATAATCTTGAACACAATCATCATTATCCATAGTTGTTCCAGATGTTGAAGGATtagttgaaggaatatttgcatctacaaccgaagaagcatcaacaatgttagcataataattatataaagtttgtaaatgtGTGTGTAGctcagaaatacaagtgtcaatatcaggagtttcagttgggccaatatccatataagtatataaagctctAATTAATTGGCAACACTTTATTATTTTGACAGTAGGGTTTAAAATaacaccaattaggtaaatataggaaattgggtagaaatactttttaaacttatctagcatagattcaacaacagtAGCATATCCTTCTTTCTgcttcaaattatgtagtaaaagagaaatttcagcaatatgaactaaaccatttcaaatggtaggataataagctccagaaaactcaagtgtacccacataaaatttttgtaaaaattgtacaACATCATGAATGACTTCCCAAGTTCTATATGTTAACAAACGGttaggatcggtacaatgagaattagcaacttcagttataggcattctaaatttataacaacatcttaagaacaaataagtataattccacctagtaactatttcttcaggcatgagtcttggttttagtccatagtgtacacatttttccttaaatgcatttaatctagcacttctattatttccttgaattacaccaacaacTCTCCTAACTAAAGTAATTTCATTTCTAAATAATTCAAGGTCACTCTTCACAATCaagttataaatatgacatgcacatctaacatgaaatatttcaggaagtggtgggtgtagatgcaattttaatattgtaatagcagcattgttgttagaagcattatcaaatgacatacacaaaactttttctgtaagattataaaatatagcaacttcatgtatagtattacttataaatgcaccagtatgactttgatctttatcatatttaaaagcaataatacgtttttgcatacaaaaattatcatctatccaatggcatgtgacagtcaaataatcatttccattcacaacacgaccaatatcagaagtaagagaaactttacaaggaagacttgcgaacaaataacgtatatatgtctaatattgtccaaaaagcctaaagatatTAGTTCTAcgagtacttctaggaatacctttaaacatagggttataaattcttttaatataagtaacaagatacggtgaagaagcaaaactaaaaggtaaacaacctaaagcaatcattttagctaattcttcccgatctttcttaATATCGTATTTCCCAAATAACCCCCCAGTACTCGGGTTAAGTCTTTGTTGCCCAGATGACTCATCTACTCCCCAATCAAGAGGGTGTTTCTCTTCCATAtgcctacgaagttgacccgtTCCCCCTCATTTACCAGGCTCATGTTTATAATGTTCACTACAAATTttacattttacataatttttttgaTCTTCTAGTCTTTCAAAAAACATCCAACACTTCTTAATCGTAgattcttcttaatagggagAAGAGGCCTACTTGTTGCACCCCTAAcattttgagtttgactagcattaccaggtgtatgtggtggtgtttcaagattatcgggtgattgaatatcatctaacaaagcatctaaatcatcatctacaccataattttcttgcattcgctcataattttcaggtgaactttcagaaatatgtgtaaagctactagaagaaccaacaccacctcttgttctttttgaagttttcttactaccacctctactagtgcacgcttttttggccgctctaagtaaatccattatataaattaaactattaaagtaagaaattaaagtaagaaattaaattaagaaactaaattaataattctaaataataaaataagtgtacaccaaataagagaaagagatggaacgagtgtaccGGGATTCCTTAGGCCacactaattttgaatttttgatattaaaattcaaacttcaattgatagaccgaaacttgatagttgataatacttgaatacttgataccacacttcacttgaataattgatatttgataataataattttgtaatggctaaaataaataattgatgaaacttgaaataataaataattgagaatttgagatttgagaatttaagaactataatatcaagagacaattgagacttgagagagaattagagtagtaagagagtgaattgtgagaaaaaatgaagaagaaggggggttatttatagattttaaaaggttaaaaaagTAATTTTGCAATTATTAGGGGTGAGAGGGCTATATTTTTAATGGGGGGGAGGGGCGAAAttggccatttttgcaaaatctgGTCGTTCCCCAACGGTCATTTCTCAATTTGACTATTGAGAACGGtccaattaaataaataaaaaattccaACGGTAACCGAGCTGCTAACCGAAAttggccatttttgcaaaatctaGCCGTTTCCCAACGGGCATTTCTCAATTTGACCGTCGGGAATGATCCAATTAACttaaaaaacaaaattttcaatgGTAACCGGGCTGCAGCCCGTGTTCAACCCGTTAAGAAATATCGGGTTACGCGGGTTAGGTGCACCGTTAAGCTAAACGTGAACGTCCACAACCCGCCCCCCTAAACAACCCATCCCAACCCGTCCAATAGTGAACAGTAGCGGGCTGAACCGGGCTGAAAACGGGTCAGCCCGGCCCGATTAACATGCTTATGCAAAACTCAAAAGCTAAAATTATATGAAAATTCTGATTTAACTATATGTGAGGACAATAATATGCATATCCAAAGTATTCTAAGCTAGCATTTAAAAATAGATTtggttgaaatttgaaaaaaaaatgaaattgtattgaaaaattgtttttaaaagtttaaattgTATTTGATTATAATCCGTGACTTTATACGTTATCACAGTTTAACTTTAATTGTAAAAGGGGTCCAAACTTGGCATCGTACTGAAGCCACCCACATGCAatatagttagacagtctattagaactgtaaaattgactaacaacgaggccgaatatgaggcaatgattgcaggtctcgaactagccaaagaCATAGGGGCGGaggtggtcgaagctaagtgtgactccctccttgtagtaaaccaagttaatggaacGTTCGAAGTCGGGGAGCCCAGTATCAGATtctgatatgcaacaaaggaatcaaatgacgaggccatgaatacaagCTGaagctattggatgaaaggcgtgaagcCGCCCTTgttcgattggccgcccaaaagcaacggatcgagaggtattacaatcgaagggccaaccttcgataCTTCAATGTCAGGGACTTAGTactaaggaaggtcacactaagcacctgaaatccgaatgaagggaaattgagtccgaactgggaaggaccataccagaTTCTTGATGTCACAGggaaaggatcctataagctcggAATGACAAACAGAGaacaactaccaaacaattggaatgtaactcacctaaagcgatattactactaaggtacaaccccatttcctttctttttatttttggactaacaCTTGTAGGTGGTCGATAAAGAGCAGTACgaagtctttaggtctgaaagcacgcgttgcactcttttttccttgaaccatttttgtcccaattggtttttttggtaaggtttttaaagaggcaacaatggatcgtgctaacttagaatcaaaggcCGATTACGAATCGGTGTCGAAGATAGTACTAACAGTATCTGAGGTTCCTCTACAATCAATCTCGAATACTGGGAGGCATTACCTTTGCGAGCAAATTACTTCGTAATAGAAGGGTCTCGCTATGTAAGATttgttgtaagggccaaacggtcaaacgaaccgtgcccacataggttgctcgagccctggcataaaatatgtacgcatgtataactgtttttcacaagaataaagagaagtacttttCTTGCAATTATCTTATATCTTAGAAAAAATTCCTCTTTACAATTTCGTACTTTCGATCTCTTAAGGAAACGAGCTCAAGGGTCGATTATAACTAGAGTTTGGATGATCactccctcactcggggactgccgtccgaaaAACAAACTCGAACAGATCGAACTATTAAACATCGGGGGCATAAGACCTCTTAGGCAATCCCCGAATTTTAAAGGCCACAACCatacccactcggggactgttatcttaggcaagcctgGATAACTCAGGAAAGCAAGCTCACTGGGTTAcacccgaattaaaaggctacggccatattaacATTTGGTTGGGAGACGTCCGAGAACCGTAACAAAAAATAGGCCTTCGAAATTTTCATAACCGGTTTTAAAAGCTACCCTCGGTAAACTTATAATCTGAGTTACTTACTTTGGGAGAAGGTTCCCGGTAACACCGAACCTCCAAGATgcctcaaaaataaaaataatgtaaaGTCAGAGTTTGTTTGAACTTACACAACTTaagttattttatgctaaggcattccgATCTTTGTGAACACAAGTAATACAACAAAGGAAAAATTTGAAAgccaaaaggaaaaagaaaaccttGTATATATTTACCCAATAATTTTTTAACTGAGGCCAGTGgcttaaataaaaaatttacaatGGCCGAAATGACCTCAAAAGATGTAAAacaaaaagcaaaaatataaagatctAAGTGACCTGGTCTTCATCGGAGGCATCATCTCCGCCCTCAGGATCT
Above is a window of Nicotiana tabacum cultivar K326 chromosome 8, ASM71507v2, whole genome shotgun sequence DNA encoding:
- the LOC107831418 gene encoding protein disulfide-isomerase is translated as MAIRVWISLFLCVYALLGSLSYASESEEKEYVVTLDHSNFSDFVGKHKFIVVEFYAPWCGHCKKLAPEYEKAAQILSQNDPPVILAKVDANEEQNKILASEFDIKGFPTIKILRYGGSVVQDYKGPREADGIVSYLKKQSGPASTEIKSADDVTDVNKIIIVGVFPEFFGEKYENFTALAERLRSEYEFAHTFDAKLLPRGDSSVSGPVVRLFKPFDELFVDFQEFDVDTLAKLVEAASIPTVTLFNKDPNNHPFVIKFFNSPNAKAMLFVNFNSDLIDTFKSKYHEVAEQYKGNDISFLIGDVEASQGAFQYFGLKEDQVPLIIIQTNDGEKYLKPNVEPDHVASWVKDFKDGKVKPFKKSEPIPEVNSEPVKVVVADTLQDMVFNSAKNVLLEFYAPWCGHCKQLAPILDEVAVSFESDADVMIAKIDATANDIPQGTFDVQGYPTLYFKTASGKISQYEGDRTKEDIIDFIHKNRDKAADQGSRKEEL